In Nicotiana tabacum cultivar K326 chromosome 11, ASM71507v2, whole genome shotgun sequence, a single window of DNA contains:
- the LOC107789641 gene encoding acyltransferase GLAUCE: protein MGTLYQPLESTIQELKVTIQDTSLVFPSEKTQKKPMFLSNIDQVLNFDVQTLHFFPANSEFPPEIVTEKLRNALSKVLVPYDFLAGRLKMNHQIGRLEIDCNAEGAVFVVASSELTLKEIGDLVYPNPGFKQLVTQSIDHLEKDDKPLCIIQVTSFKCGGFAMGTSTNHITFDGTSYKIFLQNLASQAFGDDKPLAIVPCNDRSLLAARSPPRVDFPHPELLKLEVPIGVELNPTVFETLQEELVFKIFKLSSSDITSLKDKAKDENAPHAKVTSFNAVTAHVWKCKALSFDVENNSERISTVLFAVDIRPRLNPPLPKSYTGNAVLTSYASATCHELEEWPFSKIVAMVSKGAMRMTDEYARSAIDWGEFYKGFPNGEFLISSWWRLGFSEVEYPWGKPKYSCPVVSHRKDIILFFPNIDDGISSNNDGVNILVALPAKQMEKFESYFHKFLLA, encoded by the exons ATGGGAACTCTTTATCAACCCCTTGAATCAACTATCCAAGAACTTAAGGTCACAATTCAAGACACAAGCTTAGTTTTTCCTTCAGAAAAAACTCAGAAAAAACCTATGTTTTTATCAAATATTGATCAAGTCCTCAATTTTGATGTCCAAACATTGCATTTTTTTCCTGCAAATTCTGAATTTCCACCAGAAATTGTAACAGAAAAACTCCGAAACGCGTTATCGAAAGTTTTAGTTCCATATGATTTTTTGGCTGGGAGGCTTAAAATGAATCACCAAATTGGAAGGTTGGAAATAGATTGTAATGCAGAAGGGGCTGTATTTGTTGTAGCTTCAAGTGAATTAACATTAAAAGAAATTGGTGATTTGGTTTATCCTAATCCTGGATTTAAACAGCTTGTAACTCAAAGCATTGATCATTTGGAAAAAGATGATAAACCACTTTGCATTATCCAG GTGACATCATTTAAGTGTGGTGGTTTTGCAATGGGCACATCAACAAATCACATAACCTTTGATGGAACAAGCTACAAGATTTTCTTACAAAACTTAGCTTCTCAAGCATTTGGTGATGACAAGCCCTTAGCTATTGTCCCATGCAATGACCGTTCTCTTTTAGCCGCTCGATCGCCGCCACGTGTCGATTTCCCACATCCTGAACTACTCAAATTGGAAGTCCCTATAGGTGTAGAACTAAATCCAACAGTATTTGAAACCCTACAAGAAGAACTTGTgttcaaaatatttaagcttaGTTCAAGTGACATTACTTCATTAAAGGACAAGGCAAAAGACGAAAATGCCCCTCATGCAAAAGTTACAAGTTTTAATGCTGTAACTGCTCATGTATGGAAATGCAAGGCATTATCTTTTGATGTTGAGAACAATTCAGAGAGAATTTCCACTGTTTTATTTGCTGTTGATATAAGGCCAAGGCTAAATCCACCATTACCAAAATCTTACACTGGAAATGCTGTTTTGACTTCCTATGCTTCCGCCACGTGTCACGAACTCGAAGAATGGCCATTTAGTAAAATTGTGGCTATGGTATCAAAAGGGGCTATGAGAATGACTGATGAATATGCTAGAAGTGCAATAGATTGGGGAGAATTTTATAAGGGATTTCCAAATGGAgaatttttaatttcttcttGGTGGAGATTAGGGTTTTCTGAAGTGGAATACCCTTGGGGAAAACCTAAGTATAGTTGTCCTGTGGTTAGCCACAGAAAAGATATTATTTTATTCTTCCCTAATATTGATGATGGTATAAGCAGCAACAATGATGGGGTTAATATTTTGGTTGCTCTTCCTGCCAAACAAATGGAGAAATTTGAATCTTACTTCCATAAGTTCTTGTTGGCTTAA